One segment of Balaenoptera ricei isolate mBalRic1 chromosome 8, mBalRic1.hap2, whole genome shotgun sequence DNA contains the following:
- the LOC132370765 gene encoding ubiquitin-conjugating enzyme E2 D3: MALKRINKELSDLARDPPAQCSAGPVGDDMFHWQATIMGPNDSPYQGGVFFLTIHFPTDYPFKPPKVAFTTRIYHPNINSNGSICLDILRSQWSPALTISKVLLSICSLLCDPNPDDPLVPEIARIYKTDRDKYNRISREWTQKYAM; the protein is encoded by the coding sequence ATGGCGCTGAAACGGATTAATAAGGAACTTAGTGATTTGGCCCGTGACCCTCCAGCACAATGTTCTGCAGGTCCAGTTGGGGATGATATGTTTCATTGGCAAGCCACAATTATGGGACCTAATGACAGCCCATATCAAGGCGGTGTATTCTTTTTGACAATTCATTTTCCTACAGACTACCCCTTCAAACCACCTAAGGTTGCATTTACAAcaagaatttatcatccaaaTATTAACAGTAATGGCAGCATTTGTCTCGATATTCTAAGATCACAGTGGTCTCCTGCTTTAACTATTTCTAAAGTTCTTTTATCCATTTGTTCACTGCTATGTGATCCAAACCCAGATGACCCCCTAGTGCCAGAGATTGCACGGATCTATAAAACAGACAGAGATAAGTACAACAGAATATCTCGGGAATGGACTCAGAAGTATGCCATGTGA